The Polynucleobacter sp. JS-Mosq-20-D10 region GAATACTAAAGGCATATACATCATCACCTTCGCCTGAATCGGATCTGGTGGTGTTGGGTTAAGTTTGGTTTGCACAAACATAGAGGCTGCCATGATGATTGGCAAAATTCCAATTGGAATTGAACTCAAACCAATCAAATCACTAATGGATGTGTCTGGCAACGAGAGATCATGAACCCACAAAATCCAAGGGGCGCCACGCAACTCAACAGATGACAATAACACCCAGTACAAGGCGATAAATACTGGGATCTGAATCACCACTGGCAAACAGCCGCCCAAGGGATTGATCTTTTCTTTGCGATACATCTCCATCATGGCTTGATTCATTTTTTGTGGCTCGCCCTTGAACTGCTCTTTCATTGCAATCAGGCGGGGCTGCACCTCTTTCATGCGTGCCATCGATTTATAGCTTGCGGCTGAAAGTGGGAAGAACACCAACTTGATTAAGATGGTCAATAGGATAATTGACCATCCCCAGTTACCAACATAAGAGTGAATGTTGTCCAAAAGCCAGAAAATGGGTTTCGCCAAAATAGTTAAGTAGCCATAGTCTTTCAGCAACTCGAACCCGGGGGCAATTGTTTCTAGCACCCGCTCTTCTTGCGGACCGACAAATAGTTTGGCTTTTTCTACAACGGTAGAGCCCGCAGGGACCACCCCTAGCGGGGTTTGCATACCAATTCGGTACAGATTGTTGTCAATTTTGTTAGCGTAAATGTCGCGTACTGCCTTATCACCCGGAATCCATGCGCTTGCAAAATAGTGCTGAACCATTGCGATCCATGCTGGCTCACCGGCAGCTACCTGGGTGGGGATAGTGATTTTATTTTTATCTATTGCTGTGAACTCGAGCTTATTAAACTTTTCTTTGTCTGTGTATGCTGCTGGCCCAGTAAATGTGCTTGCTGAAAAGGCGCCATCAAAGGGGCCAATTTTTTGCTCTTGTGAAGCATCGCGAACAATCTCGGTATAAAGAACAAGCGGGTTGGGGCTGTTGCCAGCCTGGGTAATGCGATGCCCAACATCCACAACATAGCTTCCTGGGTTAAGGATGAAGGTTTTTTCAAGCTTAACGCCATTGCGCTCACTAACCAAAACAATAAATGGGCGACCTAATTCATCTTTTCCAGACTGAACCAACTTAAAGGTGCTGGTGTGATTTGGAAGGTCACTATTTAAAGAAATCAAACCGGAGCGCGCAAAGTATTTGTGTGTAGGTGTGTACTGGAACAACTCAACAGGTTTGTTTTCTGGCGTG contains the following coding sequences:
- the yidC gene encoding membrane protein insertase YidC, giving the protein MDFKKTILWAVFSMSGLLLYNNWQVHEGKPSMFGGPIATTPAPADKPATSSRADVPTQLSSAPAIAIPPVINGDAMAGAEKFTLQNDVLVLKISSSGANVVDARLLKSFTPENKPVELFQYTPTHKYFARSGLISLNSDLPNHTSTFKLVQSGKDELGRPFIVLVSERNGVKLEKTFILNPGSYVVDVGHRITQAGNSPNPLVLYTEIVRDASQEQKIGPFDGAFSASTFTGPAAYTDKEKFNKLEFTAIDKNKITIPTQVAAGEPAWIAMVQHYFASAWIPGDKAVRDIYANKIDNNLYRIGMQTPLGVVPAGSTVVEKAKLFVGPQEERVLETIAPGFELLKDYGYLTILAKPIFWLLDNIHSYVGNWGWSIILLTILIKLVFFPLSAASYKSMARMKEVQPRLIAMKEQFKGEPQKMNQAMMEMYRKEKINPLGGCLPVVIQIPVFIALYWVLLSSVELRGAPWILWVHDLSLPDTSISDLIGLSSIPIGILPIIMAASMFVQTKLNPTPPDPIQAKVMMYMPLVFSVMFFFFPAGLVLYWVVNNLLSIAQQWQINQMFGKKLVK